One segment of Myxococcales bacterium DNA contains the following:
- a CDS encoding SDR family oxidoreductase: MSKTPPPYVEGHGLLTGKTVLVTAAAGKGIGFAAAKKCIEEGARVMISDIHERRLAEAAETLEKLAGDRVPSRLCNVTQEEDVRGLVETAISEFGQLDVLINNAGLGGTANVVDMTDEQWHTVLDVTLTGTFRMTRAVLPHMMERESGVIVNNASVLGWRAQVGQAHYAAAKAGVMALTRCSALEAAEYGIRINAVSPSFATHPFLVKTTPKETLDQLEAQEAFGRGAQPFEVANVMVFLASDYSSYMTGETVAVSSQRA; the protein is encoded by the coding sequence ATGAGCAAAACTCCGCCCCCCTATGTCGAGGGACACGGCCTGCTCACCGGAAAGACGGTGCTCGTAACTGCCGCCGCCGGGAAGGGGATCGGCTTTGCAGCCGCAAAGAAATGCATCGAAGAAGGTGCGCGGGTGATGATCAGCGACATCCACGAGCGCCGGCTCGCCGAAGCGGCCGAGACTCTCGAGAAGCTCGCTGGCGATCGCGTGCCATCTCGCCTGTGCAATGTGACACAGGAAGAAGACGTCCGGGGGCTGGTCGAAACCGCCATCAGCGAGTTCGGCCAACTCGACGTCCTGATCAACAACGCGGGCCTGGGCGGTACGGCGAACGTCGTAGACATGACCGACGAGCAATGGCACACGGTACTGGACGTTACTTTGACGGGAACATTCCGAATGACACGTGCGGTATTGCCGCACATGATGGAGCGCGAGAGCGGGGTGATCGTAAACAACGCCTCGGTGCTGGGCTGGCGTGCTCAGGTAGGTCAGGCACATTACGCGGCGGCCAAGGCCGGCGTGATGGCACTCACTCGTTGCTCAGCTCTCGAAGCCGCCGAATACGGGATTCGCATCAACGCAGTTTCCCCGAGCTTCGCGACCCACCCCTTCCTGGTGAAGACCACACCCAAAGAAACCCTCGACCAGCTCGAAGCCCAGGAAGCCTTTGGCCGGGGGGCACAGCCGTTCGAAGTCGCCAACGTGATGGTGTTTCTCGCGAGTGACTACTCTTCGTACATGACCGGCGAAACCGTCGCAGTGAGCAGTCAACGCGCCTGA
- a CDS encoding acyl-CoA dehydrogenase family protein, with protein MNTRFSKEDEVFRDEIASWLSQHLQGDFHSVMGRGGPGDENALFEERHAWEKKLGEDGWIGIGWPKDVGGRDLSLNQQVIFYEEYARAKGPARVGHIGEGLLAPTLIHFGTDEQKQRFLPGILRGETIWCQGYSEPNAGSDLANVQTRAELMGDEWVLNGQKVWTSGAAWSDWCFVVCRTDPEAQPKHRGISYILVPMDQAGVEIRPIEQMTGDSEFSEVFFNDARTAADNIVGGKNGGWKVAMGTLAFERGASTLGQQMLFNNELEQIIEIAKRNGKAKDPVMRQRIANAWIGLRLQRYNALRTLSRDEGGVPGRESMITKIFWATWHRDLGKLAMDVMGAHSEITEGAPYQLNALQRMYLFTRSDTIYAGSNEIQRNIISERALGMPREPRPT; from the coding sequence GTGAATACCCGCTTCAGCAAAGAAGACGAAGTCTTCCGAGACGAGATCGCGAGCTGGCTGTCCCAACATCTGCAGGGCGATTTTCACAGCGTCATGGGACGCGGGGGTCCCGGTGACGAAAACGCGCTTTTCGAAGAACGCCACGCCTGGGAAAAGAAACTGGGGGAAGACGGCTGGATCGGCATCGGTTGGCCCAAGGATGTCGGTGGGCGCGACCTGAGCCTGAACCAGCAGGTGATCTTCTACGAAGAGTATGCCCGGGCCAAGGGACCCGCCCGGGTCGGACACATCGGTGAAGGCTTGCTCGCTCCCACGCTCATCCACTTCGGAACCGACGAACAGAAACAGCGCTTCTTGCCCGGCATCTTGAGAGGCGAAACCATATGGTGTCAAGGATACAGCGAACCCAACGCGGGCTCGGATCTCGCCAACGTGCAAACCCGGGCCGAGCTCATGGGCGACGAATGGGTATTGAACGGGCAAAAGGTATGGACCTCTGGCGCGGCGTGGTCCGATTGGTGCTTCGTGGTCTGCCGCACGGATCCCGAAGCGCAGCCGAAACACCGCGGGATTTCGTACATCCTGGTGCCGATGGATCAAGCTGGCGTCGAGATCCGCCCGATCGAACAAATGACCGGCGATTCCGAGTTCAGCGAAGTCTTCTTCAATGATGCCCGAACTGCTGCGGACAACATCGTGGGCGGCAAAAATGGCGGTTGGAAAGTGGCGATGGGCACCCTCGCCTTCGAGCGCGGCGCTTCTACTCTCGGCCAACAGATGTTGTTCAACAACGAACTCGAACAGATTATCGAGATCGCCAAACGCAATGGAAAAGCCAAGGACCCCGTGATGCGACAGCGCATCGCAAACGCCTGGATTGGCCTGCGCTTGCAGCGGTACAACGCGCTCCGGACGCTCAGTCGTGACGAGGGCGGTGTCCCGGGCCGCGAGTCGATGATCACCAAGATTTTTTGGGCCACCTGGCACCGAGATCTCGGCAAACTCGCAATGGACGTGATGGGTGCCCACTCTGAAATTACCGAGGGGGCGCCATACCAGTTGAATGCGCTCCAGCGCATGTATCTCTTTACCCGCTCGGACACCATCTACGCCGGGTCGAACGAGATCCAGCGCAACATCATCAGCGAGCGAGCACTGGGTATGCCTCGCGAACCGCGCCCGACTTGA
- a CDS encoding LLM class F420-dependent oxidoreductase: MKFGIIPGYYAAPVATAEYASGFARLAEDLGFESVWPVEHVVMPEHYTSRYPYAADGRMPIPDADIPDPLIWNTWAAAQTTRLIVGTAMVILPQHNPVAYAKTLASLDALSGGRTILGVGIGWLKEEAEAVGTDFSDRGARTDEYIEAMKVLWRDPIASYSGKYVSFSEVKCNPRPVQKGGVPIHIGGHSKAAARRAGRLGDGFLPLGGSISELGKLFEVVEASAREAGRDPSAIELTYSGAATHDMALEIEQAGAQRMLIASVEPDLESAKRSLGEFSEQVIAKFGGAPS; the protein is encoded by the coding sequence ATGAAGTTTGGAATCATTCCCGGTTACTACGCAGCACCGGTCGCGACCGCCGAATACGCATCGGGCTTCGCCCGCCTCGCCGAAGACCTGGGCTTCGAATCCGTCTGGCCCGTCGAGCACGTGGTGATGCCGGAGCATTACACATCGCGTTACCCATACGCGGCCGACGGTCGCATGCCGATCCCCGACGCGGACATTCCCGATCCGCTCATCTGGAATACCTGGGCAGCCGCACAGACTACCCGCCTGATCGTCGGCACGGCGATGGTGATCCTGCCCCAGCACAACCCGGTCGCCTACGCGAAGACACTCGCGAGTCTCGATGCTCTTTCCGGAGGGCGCACGATCCTGGGGGTTGGCATCGGCTGGCTCAAGGAAGAAGCCGAAGCTGTGGGCACCGATTTTTCGGATCGCGGAGCTCGAACCGACGAATACATCGAAGCCATGAAGGTTCTCTGGCGCGACCCCATCGCGAGTTACTCGGGCAAGTACGTGTCGTTCAGCGAGGTCAAGTGCAACCCGCGACCGGTGCAGAAAGGCGGAGTCCCGATCCACATCGGCGGCCATTCGAAGGCTGCCGCGCGTCGGGCCGGACGACTCGGCGATGGCTTCCTCCCGCTGGGCGGCAGCATTTCTGAACTGGGCAAGTTGTTCGAGGTGGTCGAGGCATCGGCGCGCGAAGCGGGGCGTGACCCGAGCGCTATCGAACTCACCTACTCGGGAGCCGCCACTCATGACATGGCTCTCGAGATCGAACAAGCGGGCGCCCAGCGAATGCTGATCGCATCGGTGGAACCGGACCTCGAATCCGCAAAGCGCAGCCTGGGTGAGTTCAGCGAACAAGTCATCGCGAAGTTTGGCGGCGCCCCATCGTGA
- a CDS encoding fatty acid--CoA ligase family protein, protein MEETIPRLVFGAAERFADAPAIEDEGVVTSFRELADAGLGAARAFIAAGILPGDRVCVWAPNLWEWVVAAIGIQMAGGVLVTLNTRLKGSEAAYILRNSGAKILCTMGETLGSNFLNIKYVEMLASQDLPDLERIVTLRGEAAGTVGWSDFLAEGAHVCADVARERALAVKPDDLSDLLFTSGTTGSPKGVMSCHGQNIRAFMSWSEVVGLRQGDRYLIVMPFFHSFGYKAGWLACLMRGATAIPHQVFDVSVILERIARDRISVFPGAPAIYQSMLAYPDLAKHDISCLRLAVTGAAPTPVELIHRMKDELGIETIITGYGLTETSGIATMCRFDDDPETIATTSGRAIPDVEVQCVDEHGNEVPRGEPGEVWVRGYNVMRGYFGDAAETEKTIDREGWLHTGDVAIMDDAGYIKITDRIKDMYIAGGFNCYPAEIESALYGSGEYAQVAVIGIPDERMGEVGMAFVVPAPGANPTPESVIAWCRENMANYKVPRRVEIVSELPVNASGKVTKFVLRELAARG, encoded by the coding sequence ATGGAAGAAACCATTCCGCGACTCGTCTTTGGCGCAGCCGAGCGATTCGCAGATGCGCCCGCGATCGAGGACGAGGGTGTCGTCACGAGCTTTCGCGAGCTCGCCGATGCGGGGCTCGGTGCTGCGCGCGCGTTCATCGCCGCGGGCATCTTGCCCGGAGATCGCGTTTGCGTGTGGGCTCCGAATCTGTGGGAATGGGTGGTTGCCGCGATCGGTATCCAGATGGCGGGCGGCGTGTTGGTCACGCTGAACACGCGATTGAAGGGCAGCGAAGCCGCGTACATCCTGCGCAACAGCGGCGCAAAAATATTGTGCACGATGGGCGAGACCCTCGGCAGCAACTTTCTCAACATCAAGTACGTCGAGATGCTCGCGAGCCAGGATCTTCCGGATCTCGAACGCATCGTGACCCTGCGCGGAGAGGCTGCAGGTACCGTGGGTTGGAGTGATTTTCTCGCCGAGGGTGCGCATGTTTGCGCGGACGTAGCCCGTGAGCGAGCGCTTGCGGTCAAGCCCGACGATCTGTCGGATCTTCTCTTTACTTCTGGAACCACCGGCAGTCCCAAGGGCGTGATGAGCTGCCATGGGCAGAACATCCGCGCCTTCATGTCCTGGAGCGAAGTCGTGGGGCTGCGCCAGGGTGATCGGTACCTGATCGTAATGCCGTTCTTTCATTCTTTTGGCTACAAGGCCGGATGGCTCGCATGTCTGATGCGGGGGGCTACGGCGATCCCCCATCAAGTTTTCGACGTCTCGGTCATTCTCGAGCGCATCGCCAGGGATCGCATCAGCGTGTTTCCAGGTGCGCCAGCCATTTATCAGAGCATGCTCGCCTACCCGGATCTCGCAAAGCATGACATCTCGTGTCTGCGCCTCGCGGTCACCGGCGCGGCACCGACACCGGTCGAATTAATTCACCGCATGAAGGACGAACTCGGCATTGAGACGATCATTACCGGTTACGGGCTCACCGAGACCTCCGGCATTGCGACGATGTGTCGCTTCGACGACGACCCCGAGACCATCGCAACGACTTCAGGCCGGGCGATTCCCGATGTCGAGGTGCAGTGCGTGGACGAGCACGGCAACGAAGTGCCGCGGGGCGAGCCGGGTGAAGTGTGGGTGCGCGGGTACAACGTGATGCGGGGCTACTTTGGCGATGCCGCAGAAACCGAAAAGACGATCGATCGCGAGGGTTGGCTCCACACGGGGGATGTCGCGATCATGGACGACGCTGGCTACATCAAGATCACCGATCGCATCAAGGACATGTACATCGCCGGTGGCTTCAACTGCTATCCGGCGGAGATTGAAAGCGCGCTCTACGGCAGCGGGGAGTACGCACAGGTCGCCGTGATCGGAATTCCTGACGAACGCATGGGGGAGGTCGGGATGGCGTTTGTCGTTCCGGCGCCCGGTGCGAACCCGACGCCGGAGTCGGTGATTGCCTGGTGTCGAGAGAACATGGCGAACTACAAGGTTCCGCGCCGGGTTGAGATCGTGTCGGAACTGCCGGTTAACGCTTCGGGCAAGGTGACTAAATTTGTTTTGCGCGAGCTTGCGGCGCGGGGTTAG
- a CDS encoding TetR/AcrR family transcriptional regulator encodes MSADNLANSSAGRPRSEEAHQAILDATLELLVELGFSALTVEGVANRAGVGKATIYRRWTSKLPLIVEAFGQLPGFEDCDTGNLADDLKKMLRRYLEVFNSTALSAVLPSLAGERFHNPELSVLFDPVSIDRRRPLIAAFERARERGELASDIDLELAADLVVGPIAVTLFFKGGRIKPEMVDPMVDLALRGLHTH; translated from the coding sequence ATGAGTGCAGACAATCTCGCGAATTCGAGTGCGGGCCGGCCCCGCAGCGAAGAGGCCCATCAGGCGATTCTCGACGCCACCCTCGAGCTACTGGTCGAACTCGGCTTTTCGGCGCTGACCGTCGAAGGCGTGGCGAATCGTGCGGGAGTGGGAAAAGCGACAATTTATCGCCGCTGGACTTCGAAGCTTCCATTGATCGTCGAAGCCTTTGGACAGCTACCCGGGTTCGAAGACTGCGACACGGGAAACCTTGCCGACGATTTGAAGAAAATGCTTCGACGCTACCTCGAGGTCTTCAACTCAACCGCGCTATCAGCCGTGCTCCCGAGCCTGGCGGGCGAGCGCTTCCACAACCCCGAACTTTCAGTGCTTTTCGATCCAGTTTCCATCGATCGGCGACGCCCACTGATCGCCGCCTTTGAACGCGCTCGCGAGCGCGGAGAGCTCGCCAGCGACATCGACCTCGAACTGGCAGCCGACCTCGTGGTAGGTCCCATCGCAGTCACCCTCTTCTTCAAGGGCGGCCGCATTAAACCCGAAATGGTCGACCCCATGGTCGACCTGGCCCTCCGCGGCCTCCACACCCACTAA
- a CDS encoding diguanylate cyclase, with protein MTNILVVDDSEDNLALISMLLEKDGFDVTKARRGEESLELAAHRLPDVILLDIGMPGIDGVETCRRFKSNPRTESIPIIMVSANDEDEHILASLEAGAWDYVSKPVKKRILLARVRSALRIKEAQDETARLLVELESRNEELAIMNERFKSLALEDGLTGLGNRRAMELELDNVHAIAMRFHRPYSVALFDIDYFKQYNDHYGHQAGDELLRKLSDRLTELLRKSDRIYRYGGEEFLLLFPECLPTGAAIITERICASVLDLGFEHCESDEGFVTISAGIAHEAALDRTRESWKTVVGEADKALYMAKDRGRNRVVLWRAGQD; from the coding sequence TTGACGAACATTCTGGTTGTAGACGACAGTGAGGACAATCTCGCCCTGATCTCGATGTTGCTCGAGAAGGACGGGTTTGACGTCACGAAAGCACGTCGAGGCGAAGAGAGCCTCGAACTTGCGGCGCACCGCTTGCCCGACGTCATCTTGCTGGACATCGGCATGCCCGGAATCGACGGCGTGGAGACGTGCCGGCGCTTCAAGAGCAATCCTCGAACCGAGTCGATCCCCATCATCATGGTCTCCGCGAACGATGAAGACGAGCACATCCTGGCGTCCCTCGAGGCTGGGGCGTGGGACTACGTTTCCAAGCCGGTCAAGAAGAGAATTCTGCTGGCGAGGGTTCGCTCGGCACTGCGGATCAAAGAAGCCCAGGACGAAACCGCCCGACTGCTCGTCGAACTCGAGAGCCGAAACGAAGAACTCGCAATCATGAACGAGCGCTTCAAGAGCCTTGCCCTCGAAGACGGCCTGACGGGACTTGGAAACCGCCGAGCGATGGAACTCGAACTCGACAACGTTCACGCAATCGCCATGCGATTCCATCGCCCCTATTCGGTCGCGCTGTTCGACATCGATTACTTCAAACAGTACAACGATCACTACGGCCACCAGGCCGGCGACGAACTCTTGCGCAAGCTATCCGATCGCCTCACCGAATTGCTGCGAAAGTCCGACCGCATCTACCGCTACGGAGGCGAGGAGTTCCTGCTGCTGTTCCCGGAATGCCTGCCCACCGGTGCCGCGATCATCACCGAGCGAATCTGCGCGAGTGTTCTGGATCTGGGTTTCGAGCACTGCGAATCCGATGAGGGTTTCGTGACGATCAGCGCCGGGATCGCCCATGAAGCGGCGCTCGACCGCACGCGAGAGAGCTGGAAGACCGTGGTCGGAGAGGCCGACAAGGCCCTCTACATGGCAAAGGATCGCGGCCGAAATCGCGTTGTGCTCTGGCGCGCCGGCCAAGATTGA
- a CDS encoding dihydrofolate reductase produces the protein MKDQKLKVLLHFNPDFVDERRADFPEVEFITVPRTGEIPAGVEGEVLLTLAWGTENLAEVVKRGVRWIHTIGTGVDRFPIDAIGDCVLTCARGASAIPVAEWTLAMMLAFEKQLPKSWIKKEPEHWNIAQLGGLHGKTLGLVGLGSIGEAIATRAQAFGMGVIACRRSAQPSGVSDVEVVSDLAELLPQADHLVIAAAATAETRHLIDAKALAQVKPGVHLVNIARGSIIDQAALEVALDDGRVACASLDVCEPEPLPEGHWLYRHPQVNLSSHISWSMPGSMAMIRETFYRNLRRFLDGEELEAQVDRSRGY, from the coding sequence TTGAAGGACCAAAAGCTCAAAGTTCTGCTGCATTTCAACCCGGATTTCGTCGACGAACGGCGCGCTGATTTTCCCGAAGTCGAATTCATCACCGTGCCGCGAACCGGAGAGATCCCCGCTGGTGTCGAGGGCGAAGTGCTGCTCACACTGGCATGGGGCACGGAGAATCTCGCCGAGGTCGTGAAGCGCGGTGTTCGTTGGATTCACACCATCGGCACCGGTGTCGATCGGTTTCCGATCGACGCCATCGGCGACTGCGTATTGACCTGCGCCCGGGGCGCGAGTGCAATCCCCGTTGCGGAGTGGACCCTTGCGATGATGTTGGCCTTTGAAAAGCAGCTTCCCAAAAGTTGGATCAAAAAAGAGCCGGAGCACTGGAACATTGCCCAGCTCGGGGGACTGCACGGAAAGACCCTCGGGCTGGTGGGGCTGGGATCGATCGGCGAAGCGATTGCCACCCGTGCTCAGGCGTTTGGCATGGGGGTGATCGCCTGTCGCCGCAGCGCCCAACCGAGTGGGGTGTCCGATGTGGAAGTGGTGTCGGATTTGGCCGAACTGCTGCCACAGGCCGATCATCTCGTGATTGCGGCTGCGGCCACGGCGGAGACGCGACACTTGATCGACGCAAAAGCTCTGGCCCAGGTCAAACCGGGTGTCCACCTCGTCAACATCGCTCGGGGTTCGATCATCGATCAAGCTGCGCTCGAGGTCGCCCTCGATGATGGCCGGGTCGCGTGCGCTTCTCTCGATGTCTGCGAGCCCGAGCCCCTGCCCGAAGGACACTGGCTGTATCGACATCCGCAGGTCAACTTGAGCTCCCACATCTCCTGGTCGATGCCGGGATCCATGGCGATGATTCGCGAGACGTTCTATCGCAATTTGCGCCGCTTTCTCGACGGTGAAGAGTTGGAAGCGCAAGTCGACCGCTCGCGGGGCTATTGA
- a CDS encoding DUF1214 domain-containing protein: protein MTMSESEERVLSGEVWDDFCEALKEAGRLVQSAGAPDDAFNKAEGYRYLSRMLRSGLESFLEHGDPAFPELRCPCHTTIKMGADNPDNYYQSTSLDPGYDYRITGTRGTVDYLGFGTVINRYSTGGGMKTTGYLDSSELEIDADGRLEIIVSQKEHPGNWLPMGPESNSLNVRQTFQDRVNEKRAEITIERIGADQERPAPLTPEKLDRGLTGAARFLRVTTQMFENWSESFVPTMNELPPADQDYCQAIGGDPNIFYFHSAWKLADDEVLVIDAEKIPECQTWNFQLDNWWMESLDYRYHTIHINKHTASYRPDGSVRLIISHTDPGLPNWIETAGHNLGTMCWRWIGATDHPLVTTKVMKLSELS, encoded by the coding sequence ATGACGATGAGTGAATCCGAAGAGCGAGTCCTCAGCGGCGAGGTCTGGGACGATTTTTGCGAAGCGTTGAAGGAAGCGGGCCGACTCGTACAGAGTGCGGGCGCTCCCGATGATGCCTTCAACAAGGCCGAGGGTTATCGCTACCTGAGCCGCATGCTTCGCTCCGGACTCGAAAGTTTTCTCGAACACGGCGACCCCGCTTTTCCGGAGCTTCGCTGCCCCTGCCACACGACGATCAAGATGGGCGCGGACAACCCGGACAACTACTACCAGAGCACGTCACTCGACCCCGGGTACGACTACCGCATTACGGGCACGCGAGGCACGGTCGACTATCTGGGCTTCGGCACGGTAATCAACCGCTACAGCACAGGCGGCGGCATGAAGACAACGGGTTATCTCGACTCGAGCGAATTGGAAATAGACGCAGACGGTCGTCTCGAAATCATCGTCAGCCAGAAAGAGCACCCAGGCAACTGGCTTCCGATGGGGCCCGAGAGCAATTCACTGAATGTGCGCCAGACCTTTCAGGATCGCGTCAACGAGAAGCGCGCGGAAATCACGATCGAGCGGATCGGCGCCGATCAGGAGCGCCCGGCTCCACTCACTCCCGAAAAGTTGGATCGCGGTCTCACCGGCGCGGCGAGGTTTCTTCGCGTCACGACCCAGATGTTCGAAAACTGGTCCGAGAGCTTCGTTCCGACCATGAACGAGCTGCCTCCCGCCGATCAAGACTATTGCCAGGCGATCGGTGGCGATCCCAACATCTTTTACTTCCACAGCGCCTGGAAACTGGCGGACGACGAAGTCCTGGTGATCGACGCCGAAAAAATCCCCGAGTGTCAGACTTGGAATTTTCAGCTCGACAACTGGTGGATGGAGTCCCTCGACTATCGCTATCACACGATCCATATCAACAAACACACCGCCAGCTACCGGCCCGATGGTTCTGTGCGCCTGATCATCTCCCACACGGACCCGGGGCTGCCGAACTGGATTGAAACGGCGGGCCACAATCTGGGCACGATGTGCTGGCGCTGGATCGGCGCGACGGATCACCCATTGGTGACGACCAAGGTGATGAAGCTCAGCGAATTGAGCTGA
- a CDS encoding serine/threonine protein kinase, which yields MVTLVGKTLGNYLVEDELGSGGMGVVLLARQVSLDRPAVLKRIRPELRENLEMAERFRREARTAAAIHHPNVVTVYDRFVWRGNEYIAQEYVDGADLASVLKCCGPLPSRIAAMIALEIVRGLEAVHDQGTVHRDLKPQNIIVGRRGEVKIADFGLALDARGAGLTQPGVMLGSPPYMPPEQMLGERVDARCDLFSLGVVLYELLSNRLPYPEPDSTKSQTEGLLKRMGKERYPRLSTHVSGVPRYLRKIVRGCLRAKPRQRIASAALIRRRLERELGQPSPTDLRQQLAGWLWEHQVFECRDNETVVRTFEPVSGATTHSWRRVSIAALLATVLGFGLLATSAQFELLLDLDAVRKLALYEFSSIR from the coding sequence ATGGTTACGCTGGTCGGCAAAACCCTCGGCAACTATTTGGTCGAAGACGAATTGGGCAGCGGCGGCATGGGGGTGGTGTTGCTCGCCCGGCAGGTCTCCCTGGATCGTCCAGCCGTATTGAAGCGCATCCGCCCGGAACTCCGGGAGAACCTGGAAATGGCCGAACGGTTCCGCCGCGAAGCGCGAACCGCGGCCGCCATCCATCACCCCAATGTGGTCACGGTATACGATCGATTTGTCTGGCGCGGCAACGAGTACATCGCCCAGGAGTATGTCGACGGAGCCGATCTCGCCAGCGTGTTGAAGTGCTGTGGCCCTTTGCCTTCCCGCATCGCAGCGATGATCGCCCTCGAAATCGTTCGGGGACTCGAAGCGGTCCACGACCAGGGCACCGTGCACCGCGACCTCAAACCCCAGAACATCATTGTGGGGCGACGGGGCGAGGTAAAGATTGCAGACTTCGGCCTGGCCCTCGATGCCCGGGGGGCGGGGCTCACGCAACCCGGGGTCATGCTCGGCTCACCGCCCTATATGCCCCCCGAGCAAATGCTGGGGGAACGCGTCGATGCGCGTTGCGATCTGTTTTCCCTGGGCGTTGTGCTCTACGAGCTGTTGTCGAATCGGCTTCCCTACCCGGAACCCGATTCAACGAAGTCTCAAACCGAAGGCTTGCTCAAGAGGATGGGCAAAGAACGCTATCCCCGGCTCAGCACTCACGTGAGTGGCGTGCCCCGCTATCTGCGAAAGATCGTCCGGGGTTGTCTCAGAGCGAAACCTCGACAGCGAATCGCAAGCGCTGCACTCATCCGGCGCCGACTCGAACGCGAACTCGGTCAGCCCTCCCCCACGGATCTTCGGCAGCAACTCGCCGGCTGGTTGTGGGAACACCAGGTCTTCGAATGTCGCGACAACGAGACCGTTGTGCGCACGTTTGAACCCGTCAGCGGCGCGACGACGCACAGTTGGCGACGCGTTTCGATCGCAGCCCTGCTGGCCACGGTCCTCGGCTTCGGGCTACTCGCCACGAGCGCGCAATTTGAACTGTTGTTGGATCTCGATGCAGTGCGAAAGCTTGCGCTGTACGAATTCAGCTCAATTCGCTGA
- a CDS encoding FHA domain-containing protein, whose product MKDGHTVRIKKPDDHSATDDFFARNCVSLIIEKGPAAGEEFVIEREQAIVGRSPKADFCISDDAMSKEHVAFELQTDGFRVRDLASTNGMRVNGAEVLVADLKHGDSIEVGNAMLRFVLEPIAKSGKTHWIKD is encoded by the coding sequence ATGAAGGACGGTCACACCGTACGAATAAAAAAACCCGATGATCATTCCGCCACCGATGACTTCTTTGCGAGGAATTGCGTGTCTCTCATCATCGAAAAGGGGCCCGCTGCGGGCGAAGAATTTGTGATCGAGCGCGAGCAGGCCATTGTGGGACGCAGCCCGAAAGCCGATTTCTGCATTTCCGACGACGCGATGTCTAAAGAACACGTTGCATTCGAATTGCAGACCGACGGATTTCGCGTGCGGGATCTGGCGAGCACCAACGGCATGAGGGTGAACGGCGCCGAAGTCCTGGTCGCCGATCTCAAGCACGGAGACTCGATCGAAGTCGGCAACGCAATGCTCCGCTTTGTCCTCGAGCCCATTGCGAAGTCGGGCAAGACGCATTGGATCAAGGATTAG